The genomic stretch AAACATTACCCTCAATGTCAATAACCTCCTGCTTACCTGTCCCGGCCTGATCCTCCTCAACAGGTACATCATCCTCAATGTCCGTAACCTCCTGCTTACCTGTCCCGGCCTGATCCTCCTCAACAGGTACATCATCCTCAATGTCCGTAACCTCCTGCTTACCTGTCCCGGCCTGATCCTCCTCAACAGGTACATCATCCTCAATGTCCATAACCTCCTGCTTACCTGTCCCGGCCTGATCCTCCTCAACAGGTACATTGCGCCCCTTATCAGTGACGACCATTTCCACTGTCTCGCCCTGAGCCTCTGCCTCATCGTAGCGCAGTCGAACAAGCTGATTCTCGTTAATGCGGCCAAGTTCCACCGTATGGGCAGGTTGCAGGTCATGATCATAGAACACCAACTGCCATTTCTTCCGCAGAGGCAGCCGAGTCTCCACGGGCAGGCGCAGCAGCCCTTCGGTACTCGATCGTTTTTTTAATGTACTCCCGCTTTCCTCCACCCCGACCCAGCCGTTCCCTCCTCCCGATTCCGCCAACACAGAAAGACGAACTTCTCCCTGTCCGGCCCCCAGCCATCCCTGCATACTCAGGCCCGAGGCGGTCAGCAGCGAGAGCACCAGCACTGCGGCCCCGGCCCATTGCAACCAGCTCAGGGGATACCGTTTCAGCAACGGAAGCCCGCTCCTTTTGCCAAACAGGCGGGCGATCCGTTGCAAACTATCCTTGCTGTTCCCTACCCTCGCCCGCAGAGAAAGCGGATCCACCCCCTCCAAATCCGCCTTCAGGGTCAATTTAAGCGGAGTGCCCTCAAGTTCGGCCAATCTTTTCAAGGCTTGATCCGGCTCAAGCTGGAGATTAACCAGTTGATACTGCTTTTGCCAAGCAAGATGGGCCAAACTTGCCTTGATTTCAGCACAATCACCAAGCTCCTTGTCCTTGGTTTTCTCCAATTCAGCAAGGATAGCTTGAAAAATCGCCTTCTGACGGGCCTCTGTAAAACGAGTGAAAAAGCCCTGCCGCAACACCTCCCCAACAGAATGGGAAAAAGAAAATCCCCCTTTCCCTAGGCTGGTGCCGGGCAGATCCATCAAGCGTTCAATCCTTTCCGGCGGCAGCTGCGCAAAAAAATCTCTGCGCAGACAGTCAGCAAGACCGAGCGGGGTTGGCTGTAACAGAGCGCAAGCCTGAGCCCAGGGGAGGGCATCAGCGAGTCGGGTCTCCACCAGGATATGGACATCCGTATCTCCTCGCAGCGAAGCTCTCTGTCTCGCTCCTGATCCGGTCTCCTGCCGAGAGCCGGTTTCTGTAAGAAAACAGGTAAAGGCTGCAAGCAGGCCCGCCTTGGATGCCGGATAGCTGGCAATGCCATAGTTGGTGGTTACGGTGGAGTTCTGTTGAAAACCATCGGTCCGCAGCTGCATCCAGGCAATATGAGGCCAGCGGGCCAGTCCTTCCAAAGTATGGCCGTGCCGTTCCCTATCCACCTCACCATGACTGCTGAAAATAAGCAGGAGATAACCGTTGCGCTCAGATTCATAATCGACCAGGAACCTGGGGCGTCCGTCTTCCGGGTAAAAAACCGCAGGATCATCATAATATCGACCGCAAAGGAGCTGAACCCCAAGGCCTGCCATACCCGCCCGGAGTTCTTCGGCAAGGGGATTAAGCCGAAGCGCCTCAGAATCGGTATGGTTGACCAGAATAATCAGGCGGCGAAGCTGTTTTTTTTGGGGAAAAATCAAGACAGGCAGACCAGCATGTTCGGCAGTGGCAGCAACCGAACGCAGGATATCCGGCTCGCGCCCCGGCAGATCACCCTGGAAATAGCCGAGGCAGTCGGCAAGATGTGATAAGGTTTCCCTGTCCAAACGAGGTGCTGGTTTGCCGCCCACCCGGTCTAAGGGAAAAAGACGCGGGAGCGTGGGGTCATTTTTTTTCCAATACGCCGGTTTATCCTTGGGCACCTTTTGGGCCTGGTAAAGATACCAGGCATAGGTGCAACAGAGAAGGAGGAGAATTCCAGCTATCAGGACAGATTTCTTCCAGGTCTGATCACCGACCAAGGGCGTACTTTCCCGTGAAGCGATAACCGGGCGTCTGGGGGAAACAATAAAGCGAGGGAGATTATCAAGATCATTCTCAACTTCCGGCTCGATAACTTCCTCAGCAGTCCTCTGAGCTTCCAGGGGAATATCTTGCTCATACAGCGGGACGGGCCAGAGAATAACGGCAAGAACCGAGAGAAGGGCGCAGAGCAAAAGCCCGATTCGAAACCATGCCTGTTTTTTTTCTGTTCTCCTTGGCTGCGGATGAGCAACGTTGGGGGGACGCCGAGGAAAAAATTGCCTTTTGCCCGGCCTGAGCTGCCCAAGTTCCTTGCTGACAGCGTCAAAATCAACCACAGCCGCAAACGGTGCTGCATCGGGGAGATCAGTAAAGAACTCGTCAAAGCGGCGCTCAAAGAGATCCTGCTGATCCCTGTTCCGGGCCAGCAGGGTGCGCAGCACAGAACGCAACCTTGCCAAGGTCCAGTCGCCGTCCGTGGCTAGCACCAAGGCGATGCGGTCGTAATCCCGGACGGTCAGACGGAAGCCGTCTCCTTCCAAGACATGGAGAAAGGACGCAAGGGGGAACATGATGAGTCGATCAATTTATTGTAGGGGCGGATCCCTGTGTCCGCCCTGGATAGACGCGGCGATGAGGCCGGGCAGGCACAGGGGCCTGCCCCTACTCTTCAACAAAGGTCAAGGTGATGGAACCCTTGACCCCGGCACTGCCGATCAGAACAATTCCAGCTTTTACGTCAATTCCGGCCTGGATTTGTATCTCTTTGAGCTTGAAGCCACCCACATTCTTGGTATCCTGGATAATCACGGCAAATTCGTCAGACAGGGCGGTGATGGAATCCCGCAGTTTTTCCGCCGAGATGCTCCCTATGTTCGTTTTCTTGCTGTCGCCTCGGGTCGTACCGCCCAAGGTGCCTGCGGGGGATTGTTTTTCTTCTTCGATATAAATGGCCAATTCGCCCATCATGGTCTCCTTTTCTACATATCTCGTAGGGGCACACGGCATGCCGTGCCCTTACTGTTGGTTATAATTTTTCCGGTAATAGCAACACCGTGCTCCTACCGAGTTTTTTTCTGGATATCCGCCATATCCTGATGATCCTTGATCAGGATCCCAAGATAGGGCAGCTTGGCAAGGTCTTCCTCAAGCCGGGGATACTCCTTGGTCCGCAATCCGAGAATGCGCAGCCACACCAGCAATTCGCCGCTGGCCGGACGTTTACGCAGGCCGCTTTCCCGGAGGCGGAGAAAACGATCCACCGCCATTTTTCGGAATCCTTCATCCAGGGCCGGATATTCATCCTGGCGGCTCTCGACAATCTGGCGGATCAGCTCATGATCAAAACGGATATGATGATACACACAGCGACGGAGAAAGGGCTCGGGTAGGCGGCGTTCACTGTTGGAGGTGATAAAGACAATGGGTTGGTTCTTCCGATTGCAACGCACAGGTGGTTGCCCAGTTTCCGGCACCTTGAATTCCCATTCATGCAACTCATGCAGCAAATCATTGGGAAAATCACGAGGAGCCTTATCAATCTCATCAATCAACAGCATGCGCGGTTGCTCTGCGGTCAGGGCCTGCCACATCTCCCGCTCTTCAATATACTCTTTCTTGTCCGGCAAGGCTTGCTGTTGGGTGCCGGCAAGATGGGCATCATGAAAATAGCGCACTGTGTCAAAATGATAGAGCAGATCCTTGGCCACGGTTTCTGACTTGACCTGAAAATGGAGGACTTCACCCAGGCCCAGTTTCCAGGCGGTATAATAGGCAGCCGTGGTCTTGCCCGTTCCCGGTTCGCCGGTGATGAGCAGAGGCTCGTTAACCGCGATAGCGGTGTTGATGGCATCTTCCAGATCTTGGCCCGGTACAAAACGACGGGCGTCGGTAGCCAACGAGCTTTCCGGGCCGCTACCGGTCTCAAGGATTCCTTCCGGGCGGCGGGCCGGACGCTGCCGCAGCATGTCCAGATCGGCAAGCGGTTCTTTGCGATCATGGTTGACTAAGCGAAAGGTGTAGTTGCTCATAGATTT from Candidatus Electrothrix communis encodes the following:
- a CDS encoding MoxR family ATPase, whose protein sequence is MSNYTFRLVNHDRKEPLADLDMLRQRPARRPEGILETGSGPESSLATDARRFVPGQDLEDAINTAIAVNEPLLITGEPGTGKTTAAYYTAWKLGLGEVLHFQVKSETVAKDLLYHFDTVRYFHDAHLAGTQQQALPDKKEYIEEREMWQALTAEQPRMLLIDEIDKAPRDFPNDLLHELHEWEFKVPETGQPPVRCNRKNQPIVFITSNSERRLPEPFLRRCVYHHIRFDHELIRQIVESRQDEYPALDEGFRKMAVDRFLRLRESGLRKRPASGELLVWLRILGLRTKEYPRLEEDLAKLPYLGILIKDHQDMADIQKKTR